From a single Myxocyprinus asiaticus isolate MX2 ecotype Aquarium Trade chromosome 33, UBuf_Myxa_2, whole genome shotgun sequence genomic region:
- the si:ch211-218o21.4 gene encoding protein FAM107B isoform X2, with the protein MRSATAPTFPTRPSEQDLKNALSNSAVTGHNHVSNSSRPAQTRTKSSTDTFHCSSLYHHGHNRDKCDVAEGPGNLNNPVKASRSHQELHKELLLAHKKRDRGLVACCKPELQMVLERRKREQTQKEEGEQSRSPLEQVLLKRQQKHQEMMKEKEEEQKLQEEVQLLEFVRVRQNLKKVHSALHKHTHS; encoded by the exons ATGAGATCAGCCACCGCACCAACATTCCCGACAAGACCATCTGAGCAAGACCTGAAAAATGCCTTATCCAACAGTGCAGTCACAGGACACAACCACGTCTCCAACTCATCAAGACCAGCCCAGACCAGAACAAAATCGTCCACAGACACATTTCATTGTAGTTCTTTGTATCATCATGGCCATAATCGAG ATAAATGTGATGTTGCCGAGGGCCCCGGGAACCTGAACAACCCAGTGAAAGCCTCAAGGAGCCACCAGGAACTCCACAAAGAGCTGTTACTGGCCCACAAAAA GCGGGACAGAGGGCTGGTGGCGTGTTGTAAGCCAGAGCTTCAGATGGTTTtggagaggaggaagagagaaCAGACCCAGAAGGAGGAGGGAGAACAGAGCAGGAGCCCTCTGGAACAAGTCCTCCTCAAACGCCAGCAGAAACATCAGGAGATGATG AAAGAGAAGGAAGAAGAACAGAAGTTACAGGAGGAGGTTCAGCTCTTGGAGTTTGTGAGAGTGAGACAGAACCTGAAGAAAGTCCATTCAGCACTGCACAAGCACACTCACTCCTGA
- the si:ch211-218o21.4 gene encoding protein FAM107B isoform X1, whose protein sequence is MRSATAPTFPTRPSEQDLKNALSNSAVTGHNHVSNSSRPAQTRTKSSTDTFHCSSLYHHGHNRENADKCDVAEGPGNLNNPVKASRSHQELHKELLLAHKKRDRGLVACCKPELQMVLERRKREQTQKEEGEQSRSPLEQVLLKRQQKHQEMMKEKEEEQKLQEEVQLLEFVRVRQNLKKVHSALHKHTHS, encoded by the exons ATGAGATCAGCCACCGCACCAACATTCCCGACAAGACCATCTGAGCAAGACCTGAAAAATGCCTTATCCAACAGTGCAGTCACAGGACACAACCACGTCTCCAACTCATCAAGACCAGCCCAGACCAGAACAAAATCGTCCACAGACACATTTCATTGTAGTTCTTTGTATCATCATGGCCATAATCGAG AAAATGCAGATAAATGTGATGTTGCCGAGGGCCCCGGGAACCTGAACAACCCAGTGAAAGCCTCAAGGAGCCACCAGGAACTCCACAAAGAGCTGTTACTGGCCCACAAAAA GCGGGACAGAGGGCTGGTGGCGTGTTGTAAGCCAGAGCTTCAGATGGTTTtggagaggaggaagagagaaCAGACCCAGAAGGAGGAGGGAGAACAGAGCAGGAGCCCTCTGGAACAAGTCCTCCTCAAACGCCAGCAGAAACATCAGGAGATGATG AAAGAGAAGGAAGAAGAACAGAAGTTACAGGAGGAGGTTCAGCTCTTGGAGTTTGTGAGAGTGAGACAGAACCTGAAGAAAGTCCATTCAGCACTGCACAAGCACACTCACTCCTGA
- the si:ch211-218o21.4 gene encoding protein FAM107B isoform X3, translating into MRSATAPTFPTRPSEQDLKNALSNSAVTGHNHVSNSSRPAQTRTKSSTDTFHCSSLYHHGHNRENADKCDVAEGPGNLNNPVKASRSHQELHKELLLAHKKGLVACCKPELQMVLERRKREQTQKEEGEQSRSPLEQVLLKRQQKHQEMMKEKEEEQKLQEEVQLLEFVRVRQNLKKVHSALHKHTHS; encoded by the exons ATGAGATCAGCCACCGCACCAACATTCCCGACAAGACCATCTGAGCAAGACCTGAAAAATGCCTTATCCAACAGTGCAGTCACAGGACACAACCACGTCTCCAACTCATCAAGACCAGCCCAGACCAGAACAAAATCGTCCACAGACACATTTCATTGTAGTTCTTTGTATCATCATGGCCATAATCGAG AAAATGCAGATAAATGTGATGTTGCCGAGGGCCCCGGGAACCTGAACAACCCAGTGAAAGCCTCAAGGAGCCACCAGGAACTCCACAAAGAGCTGTTACTGGCCCACAAAAA AGGGCTGGTGGCGTGTTGTAAGCCAGAGCTTCAGATGGTTTtggagaggaggaagagagaaCAGACCCAGAAGGAGGAGGGAGAACAGAGCAGGAGCCCTCTGGAACAAGTCCTCCTCAAACGCCAGCAGAAACATCAGGAGATGATG AAAGAGAAGGAAGAAGAACAGAAGTTACAGGAGGAGGTTCAGCTCTTGGAGTTTGTGAGAGTGAGACAGAACCTGAAGAAAGTCCATTCAGCACTGCACAAGCACACTCACTCCTGA